The Myripristis murdjan chromosome 8, fMyrMur1.1, whole genome shotgun sequence genomic sequence ttaagttcacctgtaaaggttataatgcattttaggttcatcctgaaatttcacccgaaagccaaatatccctaactttttgtgagtagtgtatattgtcttaataattttaaacaattttcttgtatttttaattttttatttattattattattttttttttttgtgaattttaacTAACATGAAGTGGAGGTCCGGAGTTTAATGACAGTCAACCTGATGGGTCCAGaacacaaaaaagtgtgaaaaactgTTTGGTTACAAGATAagtgcattttttaaacataagacaagtgtctttttttaaatgagtgtaTGTGTTGCAGACGTGTTGGATGAGAACCAGAGTAAGCTGAGCGAGGACCTGATGGAGTTTCGCAGAGATGCCTCCATGCTGAAcgtaagtgtgtgtttctgtgtgtctgtcagagaaAGGTAGTGAGATACAGATGTGTATGTTGGCATGAGAAAAATTTGAGGAAGGCGATCAGTCGAAAaggatgtgaaagtgtgtgtggttgtgttagGATAAGATAAGCTTCTCGACATGTTTGAGTGCACAATGCTTGATGGTCATGTATTTGGGAGACAGTAGAAAATGCTATATTTAAGTAAAGAAAATTGCTTTCTTCTACCTCCATTTgtcatctctctcgctctttctctgcAGGACGAGCTGTCCCACATCAACGCCAGGCTCAACATGGGCATTTTGGGCTGTGAGTATCATTGCTTAGTTTCcatgtctctttgtctgtcctGCTTTTTATTTCTGCTCTCTGCATCGCTCCCCGGCTCCCTcagtggagaattttttttcagtaaaccCATGCGAGGAACAAGAATATGTCAAGGTCGATTTTTATGTGATCGTTTGACTAGTGTTAATGGtttcatttgaaatgcaaattttaattctctgttcctctcttctaaactcttctttctcttcttacCTTCACTCCTGCCTTCCCTGTGACACTCCTGTgtcccctcttccctccctccctcgctcatTGCCGACCCCCTACCCCACCCCCTGTCTCCTCCTTCTTCcacttttcctcctccctctctccttccttgcATCCTTTTGTTTCATtacctttccctccctcctctctttctcccccccgTCCTCCACCACACTGTAAAAAGACCTTTTAAATGTCTCTACTTCATTTGCACTCCGTTCTCGTTCAGTCTCATTtggaatgaaaaatgcaaattccGTCCTtcccgtctctctgcctcttcgtAGCGTACGACCCCCAGCAGATCTTCAAGTGTAAGGGGACGTTTGTCGGCCACCAGGGCCCCGtctggtgtctgtgtgtctacTCCACTGGAGACCTGCTTTTCTCTGGGTCCTCAGATAAGACCATCAAggtataaaaacacacatgcagacagatacagttggatgacatggacaaaattaaatatcacaatatctaacctcagtattgatattgtagggatgtcTGTtggtttaaaaatatttcttataACCTGGTATAAAAATGTTTCTTATAACCAGTCATCACTGATGTGGATATTATGACAAGCTGGTAGGTAGGGGCAAATAACAGCGGAATTACAGTCAAACaagaaatgataagaaaattgcatccctctGCTGTAATGGAGCCTTTAAAACCAGTAAAAGACAACATTCGCTCCATaacacaatattatgatatccaaaattcCTGACAGTATCATGTATCATATCACAAAGCCAGTATCATTTCAGTATATTCCCTAGCTCTATGAAGAAACCGAATGGAACATGTAGacataaaatgtaaagaaatgtttgcatgtcaaccattaaaggaatactccaatttttggggcattttgCCCAAAAAATTTTTTCcaactgagacaagatgtttgacaacattttcacctctgtacattcATATGGGTAatatttcctgttagcttagcataaagacttgatgtCTATGGGGAAATTAGCCTACCTCTGCAAAAAACTGACCTCACAACAACTCTTAGGCTGTCATTGACGTGTTATTCacgtgtgtatttgaaatacacacatacaatttGGGCCGGATCTACCTATACCTTCAGCGGTGCACACGGATCACTGCGCTAGATGGTAGGAtaaagatgaacacacacacacaaaatcaaagatCAGCTTACACTTCAATACCTCCAAATTTGTGgtaatgttgcatttttttagTATGTTTATGCAttgcatttcctctctttttctcaggTGTGGGACACCTGCACCACCTACAAGTGCCAGAAAACCCTTGAAGGGCACGATGGCATTGTACTGGCACTGTGTATCCAGGggtaagaaaacaaacacacacacacacacacacacacacacacacacagaatgatcATATGGGTTGATTTCAGCTGGAGACAGACAGCTCTTCTCCTGTGCATCATGGATATATGATTTTACTTAACTGCTACTATCTCTTCTGTCTCCATAGAAACCGGCTATACAGCGGCTCTGCAGACTGCACCATCATAGTGAGTGGCATTCAGTTCTTCACTTCATCCTCTTAAGGCCAAACAGGCAGTCCACATTTTCAACTTTGGCATGTGCTATTTGAGTGTTCTTATGAATTTGTGtctttctggtgtgtgtgtgtgtgtttttctctacAGGTGTGGGACATCCAGACCCTGCAGAAAGTGAATACTATCCGTGCGCATGACAACCCTGTCTGTACGCTGGTCTCCTCCCACAACATGTTGTTCAGTGGCTCCCTCAAGGCCATCAAGGTACGCTATACACACTACGCCATTTTCAAACACTGCCGCAGCTGTGTTACTTTTCAATTAATTTAACCAGATTTTACTCCACAGCATAGAATAAAGcctgtaaaacagtaaaattggATTGGGTTTTAATAGAAAGGATGATGTATTATAAATTATGGTTATATAATATCAACTACATAGGAAGACTGGCTTTCATGTAGCCTTAAACAATCATATTAAAGTATCCAACTGCTTTTTAGGTTTGATTGTGTTACTTGATGGAGACATACAGAAGCTTAAGGCTACAGtattacaaaaaatatgtgGCTGTCACATTGCTTAATCCTCTTTGGTTGCACGGTTATTTAATTGTGCATGTTGTGTAATTGTATTAGTTTTACCTCAGAGCCGTTGAGCTACAAAGAGATTTGCCATTGAAATGGGTAATGCCTTTGTTGTTCCAAATACCCGTAGGATTATAATTTTCGATAAGCTAATgtcagaaaattaaaacaactcCAGCCAGCAAGCAGACTTTTGGCTAATATTGTTTAGCAACAAAATTTAGTTTCTGGAAGTGAAACCTGAATCACTGGAAGGATTAAAAAGGCGCTTTGCAGTAGCCATCCTTTTGGATTGAatcactttaatttttaaactTAACAAGTACAGCTGAGTAATAGTTGCTTGGAATCAACACCATATTTACAACACATTATGTGACATAACTTCCTTATCAAAATGATGAAGCAGTTTTTTAATATACAAGTATATTGGAGAGACTGAGATGTTTTCTTAATAGGTGTGTCGGTTAAAAGTAGCTTCTAGATTGTTCTGTGGCAACAGATTTCAGCTAGTTGAGAAAAATTTGTAACTGCTGAATACAAAAGTTGTCTAGGGGGTTAATGCTGCCAGCAAAAATAGTGACTATAATCGCTTAACAATTACCAGATCTGAGCCAGgataaaaataattatgaaaatATGGCTCTCCAGGGCAACAATTTGAAAGCCACTGCAGCAGAGTGATTTTgtgaggagagcaggagcagtGGAATAATCAATTgtaagaggaggtggagagggacaATAAGGAGAGATTGGCATCTAGAAGAGGCTGTAGTCCTGTCGTCATCACCATGGTtacggaggtgtgtgtgtgtggggggggtgatCTCAGCAGTCGCACACAGGGACTTTCCTTTCTTGCtcaactctctctttctcttgctgcGTCTCTCTTCCCCCACGCTATCTCAGTGATTCTCTCCATTTCAACTCAGTGACCTCATCTACTTACTTAGCTGTTTTTATTGCTTCATCCATCCACTCCCACCCACCgggtgcgtgtgtgcatgtggaagTAATTTCTCCTagtttttaatttcagtgtagTTTTGGTATTGTTATGGTGGTGACTCAGCAAAATGTCAGAtgtcataattaaaaaaaagaagcaaacatTTGTTGGAGCGTGATTTAAAGGTCACAGTATCGAGTCAGTATTTTGATAAAGTGAATGACGCACTCGAGGCAGAAATGCATAACAAAATGACTTATGAAGATGATGTTATTTGCTGCAAATTAAGTAGGTTATAATACAATACACTATATAATGAACACTATATAATGTAGATGGTCTGTCAGCTAGTCCAAAAACATAAGAAAAGGACTGTCACCCTTAGTTACACGTCGTGTATGTTAAAACAGCATCTTAAACATCTCACCTGTAACATCCTTCTTTTTATACTTAACATTCATTAGAAATCTGGAACAGCTGACTTGATGGTCTtagtaatttactttttttgttatttttaattttatttgtttttatctgcaaagctgtgtttttgtttttttttttgctgacatgCTTCCATCTTCACTGTTTGCCCCTGTAGGTTTAGGCTACATACAGGTGATGTTTTCCCCCATAGTGCCACCccgtacatttttttttttttttcgattgaATATTGTACTGTGGTGCTGGCAATACACCTTGCATCTCTTTGCAAAAGAAGAAAACCCCTCTACTTTTGTCTGGGAAGTGTCACTGTGCAAACCAAGCACTTTTGCCCTGTGCACATTTGTCCGAGACCTGCCTGACATCTTTTGCACGCAAGCAGAAACCATCATCTGTGTGTGGCCTCAGTCAATGAAGTCGACTTTGGTTTTAACTTGAACGATTTCATTAactttgtatatgtgtgtgcaggtgtgggACATTGTGGGTACGGAGCTGaagctgaagaaggagctgaCTGGTCTGAATCACTGGGTCAGAGCGCTGGTGGCCTCCCAGAACCACCTGTACAGCGGCTCCTACCAGACCATCAAGGTATCCACTGCAGATGAGTGTGTGATATAACGGCTTTGAGTAATGCTGCGTTCATTTCATCTCGGAACTTGGAATTGCCATTTCATAAATTTCCAGCCTTTGACAACGTTGCGTTCATGCCATCAACTCAGCAAAAATGGATCCCTAAAAGAAGAAACTCTGCATTTTCTTCCAGGGGGAATATCAAAAGTATATGCAGCAGATTTTGGCACAAGTagaaaataaacattatgaTTTTGATTGAAATGGTAAtttattttctgccatttttatAATCTCTGATGTCACTTGAATTGAAATTGGAGAGCTCTGAAATGATACCTTCATTTTCAACTTGTAACTCCCAGTTGAATGACCATTTGGTTTGCTATTTCACACGTCAGAGCTTGTTTTTAACAAGGTCCAAGTTGGAAGTGAACGCACCATAACACTGGAataacacatacactgatgttttatttgacaCAGGTCAAATAAAAGCAAGTGAAACGTTTTGGTCAAGGCAGCGTACATACATGAAAACAAGAAGCAGGAGACAAGCAGAAACAGTGCAAACTAGCCCCAAAGTTAGCACATCGGTTGTCATAGCAACCAGTAAAGTACAGCTAGAATTATGAGCTCAGCTGGAGCACTTCTTTGAAGAATCGGATCGCTTGATCGAGATCAGTTATGCACCCTGTGTAAATAATAGTTTAAATACACTccctgctgagtgtgtgtatatgtgtgtgcatatatgtgtgtgtgttgttttttttcctgtaagtGATGCTAGTTgaagacatgcacacatgtttAGGCCAAAAAATTGTGtccttgtgtctgtgtcttctgTTATTGTCACTGTTGAGCTCATTTGGATGTTAATTAGTTTTAGCACAGAAACCTTTCCTGACTGTGGAGCtggagttggtgtgtgtgtctgtctgtgtatatgCGTGTGCACTTGTATTTATGTGCTGTGTATCATTGAAGGCATCCGGATGTGTTGTGGCCAGTAATTAGGTGCTGTCCTAAATATATGAAAAGGactttgtgtctgtctttgccAACTTAATTCTCATGGCTTACTGTTCAAAGCAcactgtgtgcctgtctgtctgtgcgtctgtctgtctgtctgtctgtctgtctgtctgtctgtctgtctgtctgtctgtgtgtgtgtgtgtgtgtgtgtgtgtgtgtgtgtgtgtgtgtgtgtgtgtgtgtgtgtgtgtgtgtgtgtgtgtgtgtgtgtgtgtgtctctctgtctcactagAGCTGGTCACTAATGAATACCCCAAGGACACTGTTGAGAGATAAAGTGaaggacagaaaagagaaagtaGAGGCAACTAGAGCCTGGTTGTGATCACGAGGGACTTCGGTAGAGGAATGAGGAAGAGAGGATAAAAAGATAGGAGGAAGGTGGATAAAGTAGACTTTGCTCCATTTTACTATGGGTATAAACAAAGCAGACAGTCTCTAGATAGTGTTTAGTCTTAAAAGTTTTTCAGAACAGTTTAAACCAGTGTTATGCCAGGAAAGTTGTGAAAAATATAATCAacattcagttaaaaaaaaatctttttgggCAGAATAGCCAATGTTAAACCAGGAAGGTCCTTTAACACCGTTTAGTCAGGTTAAGCCTGAGATTTCATTTTGATAAGTACTACTCATTGTTGTAATACTCATTTTAGCATGTGCTTAGGTGTGTCACCAAGTGTTAAGGGTCTGTGGCGTTGATAAGTAGGTGTGACTGCTGTTTACTGGGGTTGGTGGTGATTCAGAGAAACCTCTGCAGGGATTCCCCGCAAGAATCTCCATCAAGAATATTCAAAACTGTGATCTCAGTTTAAacttttttctgtgtattgCTTGTCATGCGTTTACTTCTGTAGTCTAGTGCACCAGAAGACATGAATGACGTCATGTCACCCCAAGCAGAACAGCTAATCATTCAAGTGTAGGAAAATGAGGAAGGACAAAATATCTGTTGATGAGTGCCAAAAACTGAGAAGCAGTCAGTGTTTTTGAGGGTGACAAACATCATCCatgtaaagcacattttatactTTAATGAAATGGTCTCTGCAAAGCGTCTCTGCATGTAaactgatgctgtttgatgtatTTGGGGTTGAGAAAGGTCTCTGTGCAGGCGTCGCATCAAGGCTGTGCAGTTGTAATGGTAGCTCATGAGGCAATATTTATGTACAAATGCAcatcaatgcaaaaatatgaaaGGTTCAAAGGCTGCCACATAAGTGACATTCACGCTTTACATTGCACTTATTTTATATCCAACTATAAAATACACAAGCAAATACATAAGCAACCAAGATAAGTACTTCTCATTTGTTAATGAAGATAACCGCAACATACTCACATTATGTCAGATGCTGTGCTCAACACTGCTTTGGTCAgtttgggattaaaaaaaatgtgtgaatccctGTGCTGTGATGGGATTTGTCTGTTTGATCACCTCAGGTGTGTTCCTCCCTGCTCCAACCCTGTAACATCCAAACATCAAGTCCTGTGTAACATAACAAGTGTGTTGCTTACTACAGGTCTGAATTAGGTATCAAAGGCACAGCCAGGCTGAAAAGTCATTACAGACCACAAAGACTAGGATATAAGATTATATAGCTCCCATATAGCAGGGGGGCTGGAGACTGAAATTATATAATCTTTggcctgacagagagagagggagagcatgtGAGAAAGTGTATCATCTCTATCTCTCCTCCGCATTCTGTGGCCTGTCTCAGTACTGCGTCGTGATTGGCCAGCAGGCGGTTAGGCTACTGATCACTCCACCgcgtgttgccatggagacggaAATTGACAAGTTGCAGCTGTTCTGCAgctcactttttccactgctgaTAAGACCgattctgtgtttgtatgtgagtgTACGTGTCCGAGTCTGTGCTTATCCTCTCCTGTGGTATGGAGTCCAGTAACTCACTCTTCAATCTCTGTGCCTTTATCCCTCTCTCCCGCCTCCTCCtactctctcacctctctctttccctctctcttctttccaaccatcactctctctgtcacaccaAATCCTCCTCGCTCAATGCCTctatcctctctctgtctctctttgacccccctcctcctcctcccacctcccccCTCTGTCAGATTTGGGACATCCGGTCTCTGGAGTGTGTTCATGTCCTGCAGACCAGTGGGGGCAGCGTCTACTCCATCGCCGTCACCAACCACCACATCGTCTGTGGCACCTACGAAAACCTCATCCATGTAAGGGGGATGGTACACATGCTAATACAgtatgcaggcacacacacacacacacacacacacacacacacacacatttgaacacCAAAACTCTCACTGTGCACATTCTGCCTCATCtcatctttttgtgtgtgtattttgcagcTACTATAAGTCATTCAGCTGGCTGCCTCACCCCCCCAATAATACTAGTAATAGttacaacaataatactaaTGAACTGCTGCTCTAGCAAATGATGGACGCAGCTATAGACACTATCAACTTGAATGCCGCATTGAGTTGAAGTGGTTTGGCAAAGCATGGAATTGTTACCTAGAAATCCCTGTTTCAAGACCAATATCCACCAAACTATTGATGATGCTTTCTTCATTGATTCAGTTTATTTCATGATCTCTTTATCTACTGACCCAGAACTCAGTTTCTGATTGAAACTGATGAATGATGCTACACAATAGAACCTCTGTTTACCTAGCTCTGTTTTACTGGGTTTGATTgcactgtaatttattttctctccccTATCATGTCTGTGTCTATAAATGAGTGTATGCAGTCCAAAGTGACCTTTTCTACTGTGCCAGGTTAATTTCCTGAGTTGAAGTCACAGacttaaatgaaataaattggaCATGTCTGCCACACCTTCCCCAAATGCCAAGATGGCTGCAGATGATCATGAATTACGTGCTTGTTTCATGTTTCTTCATCCTTGTTTCCTCATTGTTTATCTCCTGCCTGAAATCTGTCCTGAGCAAAACCACAATGTTGGCCAAGCCTTGACTTAACAAAGCAAACCACTTCTGAAGTAGTCTGTCGTGGGATCATTAATCATCAGTTTTAACTCAGTACAGATAAACACATCCTGTAATTTgtcctgctgtcacacacatccTCTAACATGCAGCTGTGAACTTGCACTTCTCTATttgtatcttattttatttatttatttattttatggtttAATGTCAGTGTGCTTTCTAGTTGAAAGAGAGTAAAGTCTGGGGAAAACTAACTTTTTCACCTACATGCAACAGTCGCTGATGGATTTTGCACTTCAACAACTACTTGGTCTATTTTACAAGTCAACATGCTTTTTAGAAATTATAAAGATACTGAGTATCAGCctcaaaacaacatatttgtgcGTCCCTAATGCTTATGATGATGGTGTATGTGCCTCTCCTGTAGGTGTGGGACATTGAGTCTAAGGAGCAGGTTCGCACTCTGACAGGTCACGTGGGAACGGTGTACGCTCTGGCTGTCATCTCCACCCCGGACCAGACCAAAGTCTTCAGCGCCTCCTATGACCGCTCACTCAGGGTGAGGACGTAGTTAGTCCCATCAACTGACTATTGCTGCAAGACAAATTAAATAAGCCAAACACAAATGGTTGAACTCTGTTCATAACACAGTTCAGCTCCATGTCAGGACAGAATAAAGCTTGAATCGAAGTAGAAGCAGCTGTTTTTTGACAGTGCATCCTGCATCATAGGTGGAAAGAATTATGGTTGTTGTAGTAAAGTGCTAGACAGTGTTCAGTCTCTGTTTTTGATAACTATGATGATGTGAAACAGCAGTTTCAATGCTAGCTTTGTTCTCAGTGACACCCCCCATGAAACTAAGACAAAAACTTACTTATTTGGCTTCTGTGTGGATTTATGCCAAATTTGTACTGTTTATGTGTCTTTAATGTGTGTATGGCCGTGTGTGTACTGTAGGTGTGGAGCATGGACAACATGATCTGTACCCAGACCCTGCTGAGACATCAGGGCAGCGTCACGGCTCTAGCCGTCTCCAGGGGGCGCCTCTTCTCCGGAGCTGTGGACAGCACCGTCAAGGTACGCTGGAGCCTggtcaacctgtctgtctgttttccacTTCCTCATTCTGCTCTTATATCTGTCTAACCAGAGATTTTCAAACCTTTTTATACATCTGGTCACATGCTGTCATGAAATAGTAGGTGTAAATCGGCA encodes the following:
- the traf7 gene encoding E3 ubiquitin-protein ligase TRAF7 isoform X3; the encoded protein is MEASFGPTFSAVAAGAKAEGSSSYKQHRRTPSSSSTLTYSPRDDDDGMPPIGTPRRSDSAISVRSLHSESNMSLRSTFSLHEEEEDTEPQVFAEQPSVKLCCQLCCNVFKDPVITTCGHTFCRRCALTSDKCPVDTAKLTVVVNNIAVAEQIGELFIHCKYGCRATNSSVGGATASAATVAGKPGAYEVDPLGCPFTIKLSTRKEHEVSCDYRPVRCPNNPSCPPLLTMNLEAHLKECEHIKCPHSKYGCTFIGNQDTYETHLEVCKFEGLKEFLQQTDDRFHEMQLTLAQKDQDIAFLRSMLGKLSEKLDQLEKNLELKFDVLDENQSKLSEDLMEFRRDASMLNDELSHINARLNMGILGSYDPQQIFKCKGTFVGHQGPVWCLCVYSTGDLLFSGSSDKTIKVWDTCTTYKCQKTLEGHDGIVLALCIQGNRLYSGSADCTIIVWDIQTLQKVNTIRAHDNPVCTLVSSHNMLFSGSLKAIKVWDIVGTELKLKKELTGLNHWVRALVASQNHLYSGSYQTIKIWDIRSLECVHVLQTSGGSVYSIAVTNHHIVCGTYENLIHVWDIESKEQVRTLTGHVGTVYALAVISTPDQTKVFSASYDRSLRVWSMDNMICTQTLLRHQGSVTALAVSRGRLFSGAVDSTVKVWTC